TGCTGCGCACCCCGTAGCCCTGTTGCCCTGTGCGCAGTTGCTCCTTGCCCTTATCGCGCGCGGAGCGCGTTCGAGTTCTTTCCGCGCGCGCATGCGTCGATATATAATGCGCCTGTGCCGTGGGGGCATGCATGAAGGAAGGGGACATGATGCATCGTCGATGGACTGCCGTTCTGCATGTGGTGTGGTTGCTGCCGGCAGTGCTGGCGGCGTGTTCGAGCGCGCCGGACGCGTCCGCCGCGGCGCAGGAGGCGTTGACCAGGGAAAAGCTGCTGCAGATGCTCGCGCCGCCTCCCGTGATAACCCGCGATGGGGGCGAGCGCAAGGCGGTGATCAGGCCCAAGGTCACGTCTGACGGTTACGCCGTGCCCGAGGCGTCGCCCTGCGCATCGCTATCGACCATCCTCTTCAAGCTGGATTCGGCGGAACTGCAACCGGAATCGGTCGAGCAGTTGAACCTCGTAACAGCCGCGCTGAACGAGGCCGGTATGAAAGACAAGCGCGTGCTGGTAGAGGGCCACACCTGCGAACTGGGCACGGGCGCGCACAACAAGACGCTTTCCGAACAGCGCGCCGCGTCGGTGCGCCGTTTTCTGGCGGCACATGGCGTGGACGACGCGCGCCTCGACACCGCCGGCTGGGGCGAGACGCGCCCGCGCTTCGGCGGCGAGGAAAACCGGCACCTGAACCGGCGCGTCGATTTCGTGATGCTGGAGAGCATGTCGGGCAAGACGCGCGAACCGCTGGCCCGCGGTCTGCGCCGGTTGGCCGCGCCGGCGCCCGGCGAACGCCGCTTCCTCGATGTGGCGTTCACGGGCCGAAGAAAGGCCGGCGGCCGCGACTTTCCGCTGGACCAGCCCCGGAACGAGCTGCAGTCCGGCGATTTCTACGGCATCGAGTTCAGCGTGTTCGAAGGCTGCCACGTCTATGTGCTTCACCTGGAATCACAGGGCACCGTTATCTGGCCGCTGGTCCAGTTCCGCCAGCTGGAAGGCGTCTGGTACTACTTCGCGGAAACGCAGAAGCTGCCGCCGGACAAAACCATGTACTTCCTCGACGAATACCCGGGCACGGAGGTCCTGGCCGTCATCGCCGCGCCCGGCCCCTTGGCCGATGCCGCCGCGGCCGCGGCCCTGTTCAAGCAGCACGGGGCCGGAATCACCGAACAACACGTGCGGACGGCCCTCGGCCAGCCCGAGGCGGAACTGTATCTCACGGTTATCGACCACAAGTAGCATGCTTCCGTATCGGTCTAAAAGATGACGTTCAGGCTTTCTTGAGGCGTCTCGAATACTGAGAACATTTTAAAAACCCTGATGGACTTGGGCTCAGGCCCGAGAACGTTCCAGTTGTCGTAATTGGGGAATCGCGTGATGAATCGGGAATGGAAGCGAACACGGACTTTCTGCTCATTGCTGGGATGGTTGTGCTTGTTGCAGCTTGTCGCAGGTTCCACCGAAGACCGCGGCGTGGGCGGAACCGCGGCACCTCCAGACGCATCAGGCAAGCGCGTGGCGCTCGTTATCGGGAACTCCGCCTACGCCTCGGCGCCTCTGCGCAACCCGGTGAATGACGCCAAAGCGATGGCCACGGCGCTCAAGCAGTGCGGGTTTGAGGTAATCGACAAGCTTGATTGTGACCTGCGCAATATGAAGGGAGCGGTGGATGATTTTGGGGCCCGTATCGAGGGTGTGGACGCGGCCCTGTTCTTCTATGCCGGACACGGGTTGCAGGTNNNNNNNNNNNNNNNNNNNNNNNNNNNNNNNNNNNNNNNNNNNNNNNNNNNNNNNNNNNNNNNNNNNNNNNNNNNNNNNNNNNNNNNNNNNNNNNNNNNNGCGCTGAACATCCAAGACCTGCCCGTGGGCTCGGTGCGCGTGTCGGTCAATGCGGCCGGCTACGCGCCGCAGGAACAGCTTGCCGTCATCAAGGCAAACGAGTGGACACAGGTCGCGTTCACGCTGGAACGCGCGCAGACGGCGCGCCGCGAGGAACCGCGCCAGGAAAGCTCTGGAAGGCGCCGTAGATCGAAAAGGTCGGGTAACGAGGAAGAGCGGGCGCTGGCGGTGGCCGCGGAATTATGCCTATCCCTGGAGGTCAAGGATATAGAGAGGGCTATGATTTGCGTTGCCGACGATTTTGAGAACATTGAAGTCGGCGATAAGAATGGACTTCGCTACATGTTGCAGTCGGCCCTGGATATGGGCTATCTGGAAGATGCCAACTGTACGCTCAGTCAAGCCAGGGCGACGAAAGACGGCGGCGATGTCACCGTCTATCCCGTAGACCTGACTGCCGCGTTTGGGGCAATTACTCTTGAGCTGCGGATGCAAGAGCGCAACGGCGAGATGAGAATCACGGCATTTACGGCCTTGGGAATTTAGAACTGAAGAATAACAGGACACGCGGGCAAGGAGTATTCAAGAAATGAAGGGGCTGTACCGAATGGTTGTGTCGTGCCTTCTGGGTGCTATTCTGGTCAGCTGTCAGACCATTTCTCAAGGCCCCAAAAGCACCCTAAGGGTTGAATCTATTCCTACAGGCGCCCATGTAATCACTTCCACGGGATACAGCGGCGTAACCCCCGCCGATATTGAAGTAACCGG
This genomic interval from Candidatus Hydrogenedentota bacterium contains the following:
- a CDS encoding OmpA family protein produces the protein MMHRRWTAVLHVVWLLPAVLAACSSAPDASAAAQEALTREKLLQMLAPPPVITRDGGERKAVIRPKVTSDGYAVPEASPCASLSTILFKLDSAELQPESVEQLNLVTAALNEAGMKDKRVLVEGHTCELGTGAHNKTLSEQRAASVRRFLAAHGVDDARLDTAGWGETRPRFGGEENRHLNRRVDFVMLESMSGKTREPLARGLRRLAAPAPGERRFLDVAFTGRRKAGGRDFPLDQPRNELQSGDFYGIEFSVFEGCHVYVLHLESQGTVIWPLVQFRQLEGVWYYFAETQKLPPDKTMYFLDEYPGTEVLAVIAAPGPLADAAAAAALFKQHGAGITEQHVRTALGQPEAELYLTVIDHK
- a CDS encoding caspase family protein; translated protein: MLQLVAGSTEDRGVGGTAAPPDASGKRVALVIGNSAYASAPLRNPVNDAKAMATALKQCGFEVIDKLDCDLRNMKGAVDDFGARIEGVDAALFFYAGHGLQV